The Lycium ferocissimum isolate CSIRO_LF1 chromosome 10, AGI_CSIRO_Lferr_CH_V1, whole genome shotgun sequence genome window below encodes:
- the LOC132035024 gene encoding uncharacterized protein LOC132035024: protein MDGPDYPNYIVTSSSDSEEIPNAEESDDEQSDDEIEVGTNPQHQVELLQDMMNSPAHEEELNSQQPFEQQESTPVQPQSQFQQQESTPIQWHSDEIPYLYHLQDRPDEFIFTRDDDHIRRSLWKEPVDLLKQKAHIEKGMIFSSKKSLQRAVKIYCIQGMREFKVDDSTRNFGDWSASENIKVANGCSVVRKPLEKMWTISKFYTKHTCDMGDLPDDHCNLDTNLIARVLVGDIRENPRFPIKDCIRAVLKVYSKTVTRRKAYLGRRRAHEIVFGNWEGSFKTLPRYMAALQHFNHGTVVEWKLKSKPGVPGNIFDFVFWAFKPCIDGFAHCRPVISIDGTHVYGKYDIKLLIAVGMDANGAIFPLAFAIAANESISTWGMFLDYLRQHVIKDRMGICVISDRHAGILHNMFNLQGWQPPFAYHRYYLRHLKANFQKAYRIPALCNWMWAAATEHQEKKSNLQMDIIWRANEEAFHWLNAIDKDTWTLHQDEGRRWGMLTTNSYESFNGLLKSRTGTTRHRNGENDI from the exons ATGGATGGTCCGgattatccgaattatatagtgacatcatccagcgatagtgaggaaatacctaatgcggaggaaagtgacgatgagcaaagtgacgatgagattgaggttggaactaatcctcaacatcaagtagaactGTTGCAAGACATGATGAACAGTCCGGCACACGAGGAGGAACTGAATTCACAGCAACCATTTGAACAGCAAGAGTCGACTCCGGTTCAGCcgcaaagccaatttcaacAGCAAGAGTCGACCCCGATTCAGTGGCATTCCGATGAGATCCCCTATCTTtatcatcttcaagatcgcccAGATGAATTTAtctttactagggatgatgatcatattcggcgaagtttgtggaaagagccagtggatcttttaaaacaaaaggctcatattgaaaaagggatgattttcagctcgaaaaaatcattgcaaagggctgttaagatttattgcatccagGGGATGAGGGAGTTTAAAGTTGACGATTCCACACGAAACTTTGGCGATTGGTCTGCAAGTGAAAATATCAAGGTCGCGAATGGATGCTCCGTGGTAAGGAAACCGCTCgaaaagatgtggactatttcaaagttctacacaaagcacacttgtgatatgggtgacctcccagatgatcattgcaatctagatactaatttgattgcgcgtgtattagttggcgacattagagaaaacccaag GTTccctattaaagattgtattagaGCCGTCCTGAAAGTATATAGCAAAACTGTTACTAGGAGGAAGGCGTATCTTGGGCGTAGGCGTGCACATGAGATAGTCTTCGGcaattgggagggctctttcaagacgttgccgagatacatggcggctctacaacacttcaatcatggtactgttgttgaatggaagctcaaatcgaagcctGGTGTGCCCggtaatatttttgattttgtgttttgggccttcaaaccatgcattgatggttttgctcattgtcggcctgtaatatcaatagatggaacacatGTGTACGGGAAGTATGACATAAAGCTGCTAATAGCAgttggaatggatgcaaatggagctatattccctctagcttttgcaattgcagctaatgagagcattagtacgtggggtatgtttttggactacttaaggcaacacgttattaaggatcgcatgGGAATATGTGTGATATCAGACAGACATgctggcatattgcacaatatgttcaatttgcaGGGGTGGCAGCCACCCTTTGCCTACCATCGTTATTatttaaggcatttgaaggcaaactttCAAAAGGCATATCGAATCCCGGCACTTTGCAATTGGATGTGGGCTGCTGCAACAGAGCATCAGGAGAAGAAGTCTAACCTGCAGATGGACATTATTTGGCGGGCGAACGAGGAAGCCTTCCACTGGTTGaatgcaattgataaagacaCATGGACATTACACCAGGATGAAGGTAGGCGATGGGGTATGCTGACAACAAACAGCTAcgagtcattcaatggcttgttgaaatctCGCACGGGGACTacccgtcaccgcaatggtgagaatgacatttAA